One genomic window of Dermacentor andersoni chromosome 8, qqDerAnde1_hic_scaffold, whole genome shotgun sequence includes the following:
- the LOC126526191 gene encoding BEN domain-containing protein 5-like, which translates to MSKVVQQKQLFSIEYHHVFLCTENRMLSREHQPGSCTTVVAKYSAHKKTPQVQVSPEGAEHVSPAAPTIEQSSPTRPQSAAEAEASWEGADSEMVEGTKLYSPIGNEVFLGSGVWLQKSIYGHLMQRPKDGIFVREASVQVYSTAGLMNRSVTGAASNRTKTEAKPPLDAIKYDVLKAFFRHYLERRCSNVQEIATRQSCLGKVVACKIPYIMKGHKKHM; encoded by the exons ATGTCGAAAGTTGTTCAGCAAAAACAGTTATTTTCCATTGAGTACCACCATGTGTTTCTTTGCACAGAAAACCGCATGCTGTCTCGGGAGCATCAACCCGGCTCCTGCACAACAGTGGTTGCGAAATACTCCGCACACAAGAAAACACCACAGGTACAGGTTTCCCCTGAGGGAGCAGAGCATGTATCACCTGCTGCACCCACAATTGAACAGTCATCACCCACCAGGCCACAGTCTGCAGCAGAGGCCGAAGCAAGCTGGGAGGGTGCTGATAGCGAGATGGTGGAAGGTACAAAGCTGTATTCACCGATTGGGAACGAG GTGTTCCTGGGTAGCGGCGTGTGGCTGCAGAAGTCAATCTATGGACATTTGATGCAGCGCCCAAAAGATGGCATTTTTGTTCGTGAGGCCAGCGTGCAAGTATATTCGACTGCCGGCCTCATGAACAGAAGTGTCACTGGCGCTGCATCAAATAGGACAAAAACGGAGGCCAAGCCACCCTTGGATGCAATAAAATATGATGTTCTGAAAG CATTTTTCAGGCACTACCTTGAGCGCCGATGCAGCAACGTGCAAGAAATTGCAACAAGACAAAGTTGCCTTGGCAAAGTAGTCGCCTGCAAGATCCCATATATTATGAAAGGCCATAAGAAACATATGTAA
- the LOC126526190 gene encoding BEN domain-containing protein 5-like, whose protein sequence is MLSREHQPGSCTTVVAKYSAHKKTPQVQVSPEGAEHVSPAAPTIEQSSPTRPQSAAEAEASWEGADSEMVEGTKLYSPIGNEVFLGSGVWLQKSIYGHLMQRPKDGIFVREASVQVYSTAGLMNRSVTGAASNRTKTEAKPPLDAIKYDVLKAFFRHYLERRCSNVQEIATRQSCLGKVVACKIPYIMKGHKKHM, encoded by the exons ATGCTGTCTCGGGAGCATCAACCCGGCTCCTGCACAACAGTGGTTGCGAAATACTCCGCACACAAGAAAACACCACAGGTACAGGTTTCCCCTGAGGGAGCAGAGCATGTATCACCTGCTGCACCCACAATTGAACAGTCATCACCCACCAGGCCACAGTCTGCAGCAGAGGCCGAAGCAAGCTGGGAGGGTGCTGATAGCGAGATGGTGGAAGGTACAAAGCTGTATTCACCGATTGGGAACGAG GTGTTCCTGGGTAGCGGCGTGTGGCTGCAGAAGTCAATCTATGGACATTTGATGCAGCGCCCAAAAGATGGCATTTTTGTTCGTGAGGCCAGCGTGCAAGTATATTCGACTGCCGGCCTCATGAACAGAAGTGTCACTGGCGCTGCATCAAATAGGACAAAAACGGAGGCCAAGCCACCCTTGGATGCAATAAAATATGATGTTCTGAAAG CATTTTTCAGGCACTACCTTGAGCGCCGATGCAGCAACGTGCAAGAAATTGCAACAAGACAAAGTTGCCTTGGCAAAGTAGTCGCCTGCAAGATCCCATATATTATGAAAGGCCATAAGAAACATATGTAA